In a single window of the Biomphalaria glabrata chromosome 5, xgBioGlab47.1, whole genome shotgun sequence genome:
- the LOC106062413 gene encoding uncharacterized protein LOC106062413, producing MSSFLGSSRKRFSQPEKPQPRFEWRMRVHSLMMDERENYDPPFERKSQRYDAGRPSRGLDTDNDHKQRKEEKSGDDWTEEEVPAYRRRSRFLRTKSEGYLKVRLRLSKFSDVSKSQDEPETQDDSRHLRDHEVEEYNAESASYRRRHFSYQRRESAKGSGENLDHTLSKSHEETTYHQREATSRNNVQDTAIETKNQVDACKTRVQLEAHDSKFGSNDIDRSTADLKAHNIDKESQASPGAENLQDDHACEDLKLSEASGDLQAAAATDYIATRRTSDQIDRHASKEDNYNASCELQWSCEDIELKLDGSQGAIPKRYSSHSSSIAAIQDHVSRDECGDEPESKSKESAEPTGAECGTHPISYDDNSSCALHETGENSIKSNTSDITKQLSDVNVHKPNQTDGHFQQKITQDKVNPEEIEYKVNPTSDKVDAKQNGFIEAHTVGGKYKSKDKTEYLNTHSEEHKIIVEELVNSLSKSSSEDHGDADDIESLIEQIIAEEEAMLDGKAPSAKLIQESLKHINKEDLSALRAEVQTLQNEIDICNSEAGQGVPFSRSTSQKEQRSSSLPSCNSDNDQQVQAVMPYSSSCPHTYDAYVHKQQATKKEEDDEEEDFNSWAYLPVILMEDILTLLSPKERHQASQVCRQWYDLFYSPRVWETFILLERTLTKKRFNLYKGYQRELCPGKTQLCFRRVGSFFKRIVVTPISDYFNLYEFLRILAAFLQFQEDHGQIAMPLLHTFDFTFACASRSEGVEMVHGTGGQILEMIIQLLVRMNNLKHLKLNQLLVDVVDVPSLFDAIANCFGECLSSLEILNVTKVPLPLTDLSLFRNLIKLTISPQHLNDEVALLLSGLNIMQLHLLQDPYTCECEPVSSEAWKLVREIAPWLQVYLEVVGTTRSQVLIQPRAPVYGVFLRTPYSRLTNDLAMSLVEQYSKTLRYFVQERLPRVHGPRGFHHRSDSSFLFLVRRCSVLQTLVIRERISTSTLILLAHEGRRLHTLLVRKYGLIKRCDWPKCGEMSKEFFASLRSASLDYSKCTDEICKVLKRRWKPMEDKPFMRLKIVPRLQVC from the exons ATGTCTAGCTTTCTGGGGAGCTCACGAAAGCGGTTCTCCCAGCCAGAGAAGCCGCAGCCGAGGTTTGAATGGCGTATGCGCGTCCACAGCCTGATGATGGACGAGAGAGAAAATTACGATCCTCCCTTCGAACGGAAATCCCAGAGATACGACGCTGGTCGTCCGAGCAGAGGGCTGGACACAGATAACGATCATAAGCAGAGGAAAGAAGAAAAGTCGGGCGACGACTGGACAGAAGAAGAGGTGCCCGCTTACCGCCGCAGAAGCAGGTTTTTGAGAACAAAATCTGAAGGTTATTTGAAGGTGAGGCTCAGACTGTCCAAGTTTTCGGACGTTTCTAAGAGTCAGGATGAGCCAGAGACTCAAGACGATAGCAGACATCTAAGAGACCATGAAGTAGAAGAGTACAATGCAGAGTCGGCGTCATACAGAAGACGTCACTTCTCTTACCAAAGAAGAGAGTCAGCAAAAGGTAGTGGTGAAAACTTAGACCATACGCTAAGTAAAAGTCATGAGGAGACAACTTATCATCAAAGAGAAGCAACTAGTAGAAATAATGTTCAAGACACTGCTATTGAAACGAAGAATCAAGTTGATGCGTGCAAAACAAGAGTACAATTAGAAGCACATGATTCCAAATTTGGATCGAATGATATTGACCGAAGCACTGCTGACCTAAAAGCTCACAATATTGATAAGGAATCACAAGCTTCACCAGGTGCTGAAAATCTTCAGGACGATCATGCTTGCGAGGACTTAAAACTTTCCGAAGCCTCTGGTGACTTACAGGCAGCCGCTGCTACAGACTACATCGCAACAAGACGTACTTCGGATCAGATAGATAGGCATGCTTCTAAAGAAGATAACTACAATGCATCTTGTGAGCTGCAGTGGAGCTGCGAAGACATCGAGCTCAAGCTCGATGGCAGTCAAGGAGCAATCCCCAAAAGATATTCCAGCCACAGTTCTTCCATTGCAGCAATTCAGGACCACGTTAGCCGCGATGAATGCGGGGACGAACCAGAGTCGAAGTCTAAGGAATCAGCGGAGCCAACCGGGGCAGAATGTGGAACTCATCCGATTTCCTACGATGACAACAGCTCGTGTGCGTTACATGAAACAGGCGAGAACAGCATTAAAAGTAACACGAGTGATATAACTAAACAATTAAGCGATGTTAATGTTCATAAACCAAATCAAACCGACGGTCATTTTCAACAGAAAATAACACAAGACAAAGTCAATCCAGAAGAAATAGAATATAAAGTCAACCCAACTTCAGACAAAGTCGATGCAAAACAAAACGGCTTCATTGAGGCGCACACAGTGGGCGGTAAATATAAATCAAAGGACAAAACTGAATACCTGAACACTCATTCGGAAGAACATAAGATCATAGTGGAGGAGCTAGTAAACAGCCTCAGTAAATCCTCAAGTGAAGATCATGGCGACGCGGATGATATAGAGTCCCTCATCGAACAGATCATAGCCGAAGAAGAAGCCATGCTGGACGGGAAAGCCCCCAGCGCCAAGCTAATCCAAGAGTCTTTGAAACATATAAACAAAGAAGACCTCTCCGCTCTTCGCGCTGAAGTCCAGACACTGCAAAACGAGATTGACATATGCAACAGCGAAGCCGGCCAAGGGGTTCCCTTCTCCAGAAGCACTTCCCAGAAGGAGCAGAGGTCATCCTCTTTGCCTTCGTGCAACTCAGACAACGACCAACAGGTCCAGGCCGTGATGCCGTATTCCTCGTCATGCCCACATACATACGATGCATACGTCCACAAGCAGCAAGCAACAAAGAAGGAGGAGGACGACGAGGAAGAAGACTTTAACTCCTGGGCCTACCTCCCAGTCATTCTCATGGAAGACATTCTGACCCTACTGAGCCCCAAAGAGCGTCACCAAGCTTCCCAGGTGTGCAGGCAGTGGTACGACTTGTTCTACTCCCCTCGGGTCTGGGAAACTTTCATTCTGCTGGAGAGAACTCTCACCAAAAAGAGATTCAATCTGTACAAAGGGTACCAACGAGAGCTTTGTCCAGGCAAGACGCAG CTATGCTTCAGACGCGTGGGATCTTTCTTCAAGAGAATCGTCGTCACGCCCATCTCTGACTACTTCAATCTCTACGAGTTCCTGAGAATTCTAGCAGCATTCCTTCAGTTCCAAGAAGATCACGGTCAAATCGCCATGCCCCTGCTTCACACATTTGACTTCACATTTGCGTGCGCCAGCCGTAGTGAGGGAGTTGAAATGGTCCACGGAACCGGGGGCCAAATTTTAGAAATGATCATCCAGCTTTTGGTTAGGATGAACAACTTAAAGCACCTGAAGTTGAACCAGCTGCTGGTGGATGTTGTGGATGTGCCATCGTTGTTTGATGCCATCGCCAACTGCTTCGGTGAATGCCTGAGCTCTCTCGAGATCTTGAACGTGACCAAAGTTCCGCTTCCGTTGACTGACTTGTCCCTTTTTCGCAACTTGATTAAACTGACCATTAGCCCGCAACACTTGAACGACGAGGTCGCCTTGCTTCTTTCTGGGCTCAACATCATGCAGCTGCATCTTCTGCAGGACCCATATACCTGCGAATGCGAaccagtttcatcagaagcgtGGAAGCTGGTTAGAGAAATAGCGCCCTGGCTGCAGGTTTACTTAGAGGTAGTGGGAACCACCCGGAGCCAGGTTCTCATACAGCCGCGCGCGCCTGTTTACGGCGTGTTCTTACGCACTCCTTACAGCAGGTTGACCAACGACCTGGCCATGTCCTTAGTGGAACAATACAGTAAAACACTACGCTACTTTGTCCAGGAGCGTCTCCCTCGTGTCCACGGACCGAGGGGGTTCCACCACCGCTCGGACTCTTCCTTCCTATTCCTTGTACGCAGGTGCTCCGTCCTTCAGACATTGGTCATTCGCGAGAGGATCAGCACCTCCACACTCATCCTCCTCGCCCATGAAGGCAGACGACTTCACACTCTGCTGGTCAGAAAGTATGGACTTATTAAACGCTGTGACTGGCCCAAGTGCGGGGAAATGTCCAAAGAGTTTTTCGCCAGTCTTAGATCGGCTTCCCTTGACTATAGCAAATGCACTGATGAAATATGTAAAGTTTTGAAACGCCGCTGGAAGCCCATGGAAGACAAACCCTTCATGAGACTGAAGATAGTCCCTAGACTTCAAGTCTGTTAA